A region of Pyxidicoccus parkwaysis DNA encodes the following proteins:
- a CDS encoding MBL fold metallo-hydrolase produces the protein MAALVVLSGVGCAAPRTAEEGHWYSSSVEEQGDARVGEYVSGQWSFKTASYFIEGPEGFILIDTQLVPTALRKEIRFAENKTGKKVKLAIVLHPNPDRFNGTAWVKDLGAPVVTSEQVRALIPEVHERWWPVFFEKYAVALYPRTLTLPDSFGGGTTELSAGGVTVKAHVLGAGCSPAHVVIEWEGHLFTGDLVAKGSHSWFDNGNTEAWLARLDELSALKPKWVHPGHGRPGGPELIDQQREYLHAVIDAVAAEHPRGAYTQEAFSRITDAVGRRYPDRDLPHFLRLLLGAEWARQATAERVLTAIPANH, from the coding sequence ATGGCTGCGCTCGTCGTCCTTTCCGGCGTGGGCTGTGCCGCGCCCAGAACCGCCGAGGAGGGCCACTGGTACTCCAGCTCCGTCGAGGAACAGGGCGACGCGCGGGTCGGCGAGTATGTCTCTGGCCAGTGGTCCTTCAAGACGGCGTCGTACTTCATCGAGGGCCCTGAAGGATTCATCCTCATCGACACGCAGCTCGTGCCCACGGCGCTGCGCAAGGAGATTCGCTTCGCGGAGAACAAGACGGGCAAGAAGGTGAAGCTCGCCATCGTCCTCCATCCCAATCCGGACCGCTTCAACGGCACGGCGTGGGTGAAGGACCTCGGCGCTCCCGTCGTCACCTCCGAGCAGGTACGCGCGCTCATTCCCGAGGTCCACGAGCGCTGGTGGCCCGTCTTCTTCGAGAAGTACGCCGTTGCCCTCTATCCTCGGACCCTCACGCTCCCCGACAGCTTCGGTGGAGGCACCACGGAGTTGAGCGCGGGCGGCGTCACCGTGAAGGCGCACGTGCTCGGCGCCGGGTGCAGCCCCGCCCATGTCGTCATCGAGTGGGAGGGCCACCTGTTCACCGGCGACCTGGTGGCGAAGGGCAGCCACAGCTGGTTCGACAACGGCAACACCGAGGCGTGGCTCGCACGTCTGGACGAGCTGAGCGCGCTGAAGCCGAAGTGGGTTCACCCCGGACACGGACGCCCCGGCGGCCCCGAGCTCATCGATCAGCAACGCGAGTACCTCCACGCCGTCATCGATGCCGTCGCCGCGGAACATCCGCGCGGCGCGTATACACAGGAAGCCTTCTCGCGAATCACGGACGCCGTGGGCCGCCGCTACCCGGACCGTGACCTTCCCCACTTCCTGCGGCTGCTCCTCGGCGCGGAGTGGGCGCGCCAGGCCACGGCGGAGCGCGTGTTGACAGCCATTCCCGCCAATCACTAG